From a single Brassica oleracea var. oleracea cultivar TO1000 chromosome C5, BOL, whole genome shotgun sequence genomic region:
- the LOC106295371 gene encoding uncharacterized protein LOC106295371 isoform X2 yields the protein MESNNQQQHQELVASKTDPLSISQLNISSSSSSPLPQVNMAEELLKSHRHSLSPNEGLPSKDDDDSTDPNYDTIEGNNGHSDPTSFDADLCEYKKKATIIVEEYFSTNDVVSVANELKELGMAEYRYYFVKKLVSMAMDRHDKEKEMAAFLLSTLYADVIDPPEVYRGFNKLVTSADDLSVDIPDAVDVLAVFVARAIVDDILPPAFLKKQMNLLPEDSKGVEVLRKAEKSYLAAPLHAEVVEKRWGGADNWTAEDVKGRINELLKEYVMSGDKKEAFRCIKGLKVPFFHHEIVKRALIMAMERRRAQEKLLELLKEATEVGLINSTQVTKGFSRIIDLIEDLSLDIPEARSVLQCFISKAASEGWLCASSLKTLSADSGEKLLENSKASVFKDKVKSIVREYFLSGDALEVVHCLETELGACSSQLRAIFVKYLITLAMDRKKREKEMACVLLSSLDFPAKDVRKAFSMLIESADDTALDNPVVVEDLAMFLARAVVDEVLAPRDLDELLSQPGSSVGEKVIQTAKTLLKARLSGERILRCWGGGGVETNSPGCTASEVKEKIQVLLEEYVSGGELGEACRCVKELGMPFFHHEVVKKSVVRIIEEQEKKERVWKLLKVCFESGLVTIYQMTKGFKRVGESVEDLCLDVPDAWEKFKSCVERAKVEGFLDESFAFEEEAQGVKDKGSSSSAAT from the exons ATGGAGTCCAACAACCAGCAGCAGCATCAAGAACTTGTAGCCTCTAAAACGGATCCTCTCTCCATTTCTCAATTGAACATATCTTCTTCTTCTTCTTCGCCATTGCCTCAGGTCAACATGGCGGAGGAACTTTTAAAGAGTCATAGACATTCTCTTTCTCCTAATGAAGGCCTCCCCTCAAAAG ATGATGACGACTCTACCGACCCAAACTATGACACCATCGAG GGCAACAATGGACATTCAGATCCAACAAGCTTCGATGCAGATTTATGCGAGTACAAGAAAAAAGCCACGATCATCGTCGAGGAATACTTCAGCACCAACGATGTTGTCTCAGTTGCTAACGAGCTCAAAGAGCTTGGAATGGCCGAGTACCGTTACTACTTCGTCAAGAAGCTAGTCTCCATGGCCATGGACAGGCACGACAAGGAGAAAGAAATGGCTGCGTTTCTCTTGTCCACCCTCTACGCCGATGTCATCGACCCTCCAGAGGTTTACAGAGGCTTCAACAAGCTGGTCACTTCCGCAGACGATCTCTCCGTAGACATCCCAGACGCTGTCGATGTTCTTGCTGTCTTTGTGGCTCGTGCCATCGTCGACGACATCCTCCCTCCTGCGTTTCTCAAGAAGCAGATGAACTTGCTCCCTGAGGACTCCAAAGGCGTGGAGGTTTTGAGGAAGGCTGAGAAGAGCTATCTAGCGGCTCCGCTTCATGCTGAAGTCGTTGAGAAGAGATGGGGAGGGGCTGATAACTGGACGGCTGAGGACGTGAAAGGGAGGATCAACGAGCTGTTGAAAGAGTATGTGATGAGCGGAGACAAGAAGGAGGCTTTCAGATGCATCAAAGGGTTGAAAGTCCCTTTCTTCCATCACGAGATTGTCAAAAGAGCGCTGATCATGGCCATGGAGAGGCGCAGGGCGCAAGAGAAGCTGTTAGAGTTGCTGAAAGAAGCGACTGAGGTTGGTTTGATAAACTCCACTCAGGTGACTAAAGGGTTTAGCAGAATCATTGATTTGATTGAAGATTTGTCTCTTGACATACCTGAGGCGCGTAGTGTGTTACAGTGTTTTATCTCAAAGGCTGCTTCTGAAGGATGGTTGTGTGCTTCTTCTCTCAAAACGCTCTCCGCTGATTCAGGTGAGAAGTTACTTGAAAACTCCAAGGCTAGTGTGTTTAAAGACAAGGTTAAGTCGATTGTCCGAGAATATTTCCTGTCGGGTGACGCTTTGGAGGTTGTGCATTGTCTTGAAACCGAGCTGGGTGCGTGTTCGAGTCAGCTGCGTGCGATCTTTGTCAAGTATCTGATAACTCTAGCGATGGATAGGAAGAAGAGAGAGAAAGAGATGGCTTGTGTTCTTCTCTCGTCTCTTGACTTCCCTGCCAAAGACGTCAGAAAAGCATTCTCGATGCTGATTGAATCTGCAGACGACACTGCTTTAGACAACCCGGTGGTGGTTGAAGACCTGGCCATGTTCTTAGCCAGAGCTGTGGTTGACGAGGTGTTAGCTCCACGTGATTTGGACGAGCTCTTGAGCCAGCCAGGCTCAAGCGTGGGGGAGAAAGTGATTCAGACGGCGAAGACGTTGCTGAAAGCGCGTTTGTCCGGTGAAAGGATCTTGCGTTGCTGGGGAGGAGGAGGGGTTGAAACAAACTCTCCGGGGTGCACTGCGAGCGAAGTGAAGGAGAAGATTCAGGTGCTTCTTGAAGAGTATGTATCTGGTGGAGAGTTGGGAGAAGCTTGTAGGTGCGTGAAGGAGCTTGGGATGCCGTTTTTCCACCACGAGGTTGTGAAGAAGTCGGTGGTGAGGATCATAGAGGAGCAGGAGAAGAAGGAGAGGGTTTGGAAGCTGCTGAAAGTGTGTTTTGAGTCGGGGCTGGTGACGATATATCAGATGACAAAAGGGTTTAAGAGGGTGGGCGAGTCGGTTGAGGATCTGTGTTTGGATGTCCCTGATGCTTGGGAGAAGTTTAAAAGTTGCGTGGAGAGAGCCAAGGTTGAAGGGTTCTTGGATGAATCGTTTGCTTTTGAGGAGGAAGCACAAGGTGTGAAAGACAAGGGCTCGTCTTCGTCTGCAGCAACCTGA
- the LOC106343402 gene encoding uncharacterized protein LOC106343402 isoform X4 has translation MATNSLVTGLKVFLPVMFCVMLATLIYTIITDGLPEPDRRDVFTPWFATTIVDFYINIVPIAVWIVYKESTWFGSILWAILLIVFGSLTTCVYLFMQLLKLTPQEASEDPMYFLLLRDSFKDGVGPRDKKSLVVTARFVFGALGCVMLGALVYTCLTDGSPFRMELLYPWMVVLLVSFYINVAVLSVWVVYKESSWIIGILWVALLLSLGSFGTSVVIVVQLFRLSPLDPLYLVLVKNSNRTK, from the exons ATGGCGACGAATAGTTTAGTGACGGGACTGAAAGTGTTCTTACCGGTGATGTTCTGCGTCATGCTCGCGACTCTTATCTACACCATCATCACCGATGGCCTTCCCGAACCCGACCGTCGTGATGTCTTCACCCC ATGGTTCGCTACGACGATTGTGGATTTCTACATCAATATCGTTCCTATTGCG GTCTGGATTGTGTACAAGGAGTCTACATGGTTTGGTTCTATTCTCTGGGCCATTCTCCTCATCGTATTTGGAAG CCTGACGACGTGTGTGTATCTGTTTATGCAACTGCTCAAGCTGACACCTCAAGAGGCTTCTGAAGATCCTATGTACTTCTTGTTACTCCGTGATTCCTTCAA GGATGGAGTGGGTCCCAGAGACAAGAAATCTCTTGTTGTCACTGCAAGATTTGTGTTTGGTGCCTTAGGCTGTGTCATGCTCGGAGCTTTGGTTTACACCTGCTTGACTGATGGCTCTCCTTTCCGCATGGAGCTTCTTTACCC GTGGATGGTGGTTTTACTGGTTAGCTTCTACATTAATGTCGCTGTTTTATCA GTTTGGGTTGTGTATAAAGAATCTAGCTGGATCATTGGAATCCTCTGGGTTGCTTTATTACTATCTCTTGGAAG CTTTGGCACCAGTGTAGTCATTGTGGTGCAGCTATTCCGTCTCTCTCCCCTTGACCCGCTATACCTCGTTCTGGTGAAAAACAGCAATCG AACAAAATAA
- the LOC106344535 gene encoding spore wall protein 2-like, which yields MKMEDKLTSIESKVEPSHGEDMDFRQWDYGTYEEKEKANAEQEAEKEKDNIENTEQEAERKNDEEEGEEKEADDNAQQEGEKEKDNIENTEQEAERKNDEEEGEEKEADDNAQQEGEKEKENSEADEQDKEDSESETDELKQLKERSRAQADKLWKKIEVDEEEVGGKQDEEEGEEKEAETSDEEKENSEDDEKVEEKVMESEAEGKDDQAEVEGKEDQEEEVEGKESETREREKEKSETDEVESEAREAEIEKGTPTPPRGNQTEGTPTPPRGRTKAMAARRLVTRPIEEEPVKGFEVVAEEAVETEGKSMKKVPEEKKKEEEAVKVVEEQAGEVVEEHAGEIVEEYTEEEKQRWIMVVYKEASSPWIMHRCKENAAIAVPKKSGRPKKKSQWVQTPFTEGKKRKTKPYSYVWKTKFTDVTMPKMSKMDN from the exons ATGAAAATGGAAGACAAGCTAACTTCTATTGAGAGTAAGGTGGAGCCGAGTCATGGTGAAGACATGGATTTTCGACAGTGGGACTATGGTACATATGAAGAGAAGGAGAAAGCTAATGCTGAGCAAGAGGCTGAGAAAGAGAAGGATAACATCGAGAATACTGAGCAAGAGGCTGAGAGAAAAAATGATGAAGAAGAAGGGGAAGAGAAAGAGGCTGATGACAATGCTCAACAAGAGGGTGAGAAAGAGAAGGATAACATCGAGAATACTGAGCAAGAGGCTGAGAGAAAAAATGATGAAGAAGAAGGGGAAGAGAAAGAGGCTGATGACAATGCTCAACAAGAGGGTGAGAAAGAGAAGGAAAATAGTGAAGCTGATGAGCAAGACAAGGAGGACAGTGAGAGTGAGACTGATGAGTTGAAACAATTGAAGGAGAGAAGTAGAGCACAAGCTGATAAACTGTGGAAAAAAATTGAAGTGGATGAAGAAGAGGTTGGAGGGAAACAGGATGAAGAAGAAGGTGAAGAGAAAGAGGCTGAAACCAGTGACGAAGAAAAGGAGAACAGTGAGGATGATGAGAAAGTTGAAGAAAAAGTGATGGAATCTGAGGCTGAAGGCAAAGATGATCAAGCAGAAGTTGAAGGGAAAGAGGATCAAGAAGAAGAAGTTGAAGGGAAAGAGTCTGAAACCAGGGAGCGAGAAAAGGAGAAAAGTGAGACTGATGAGGTGGAATCTGAGGCTCGGGAGGCAGAGATAGAAAAAGGAACTCCGACACCAC CACGTGGGAATCAGACGGAGGGAACTCCCACACCACCACGTGGTAGGACTAAGGCAATGGCTGCGAGGAGACTAGTGACAAGGCCTATAGAGGAAGAACCTGTAAAAGGTTTTGAAGTTGTTGCGGAAGAGGCTGTGGAAACAGAGGGAAAAAGCATGAAGAAAGTTCCGGAAGAAAAGAAAAAAGAGGAAGAGGCTGTGAAAGTTGTTGAAGAACAGGCTGGGGAAGTTGTCGAGGAACATGCTGGGGAAATTGTTGAGGAATATACTGAGGAAGAAAAGCAAAGGTGGATCATGGTCGTTTACAAGGAAGCATCGAGTCCTTGGATCATGCATAGGTGCAAGGAGAATGCCGCTATTGCTGTACCTAAGAAGAGTGGCAGACCAAAGAAGAAATCACAGTGGGTGCAGACTCCTTTCACGGAGGGGAAGAAGCGTAAAACAAAGCCTTATTCTTAT GTTTGGAAAACTAAGTTTACAGATGTTACCATGCCCAAAATGAGTAAGATGGATAACTAG
- the LOC106343402 gene encoding uncharacterized protein LOC106343402 isoform X1, with translation MATNSLVTGLKVFLPVMFCVMLATLIYTIITDGLPEPDRRDVFTPWFATTIVDFYINIVPIAVWIVYKESTWFGSILWAILLIVFGSLTTCVYLFMQLLKLTPQEASEDPMYFLLLRDSFKDGVGPRDKKSLVVTARFVFGALGCVMLGALVYTCLTDGSPFRMELLYPWMVVLLVSFYINVAVLSVWVVYKESSWIIGILWVALLLSLGSFGTSVVIVVQLFRLSPLDPLYLVLVKNSNRAGDMYERTHSAVLRM, from the exons ATGGCGACGAATAGTTTAGTGACGGGACTGAAAGTGTTCTTACCGGTGATGTTCTGCGTCATGCTCGCGACTCTTATCTACACCATCATCACCGATGGCCTTCCCGAACCCGACCGTCGTGATGTCTTCACCCC ATGGTTCGCTACGACGATTGTGGATTTCTACATCAATATCGTTCCTATTGCG GTCTGGATTGTGTACAAGGAGTCTACATGGTTTGGTTCTATTCTCTGGGCCATTCTCCTCATCGTATTTGGAAG CCTGACGACGTGTGTGTATCTGTTTATGCAACTGCTCAAGCTGACACCTCAAGAGGCTTCTGAAGATCCTATGTACTTCTTGTTACTCCGTGATTCCTTCAA GGATGGAGTGGGTCCCAGAGACAAGAAATCTCTTGTTGTCACTGCAAGATTTGTGTTTGGTGCCTTAGGCTGTGTCATGCTCGGAGCTTTGGTTTACACCTGCTTGACTGATGGCTCTCCTTTCCGCATGGAGCTTCTTTACCC GTGGATGGTGGTTTTACTGGTTAGCTTCTACATTAATGTCGCTGTTTTATCA GTTTGGGTTGTGTATAAAGAATCTAGCTGGATCATTGGAATCCTCTGGGTTGCTTTATTACTATCTCTTGGAAG CTTTGGCACCAGTGTAGTCATTGTGGTGCAGCTATTCCGTCTCTCTCCCCTTGACCCGCTATACCTCGTTCTGGTGAAAAACAGCAATCG GGCTGGAGATATGTATGAGCGCACTCATTCTGCGGTTCTGCGTATGTGA
- the LOC106343402 gene encoding uncharacterized protein LOC106343402 isoform X2: MATNSLVTGLKVFLPVMFCVMLATLIYTIITDGLPEPDRRDVFTPWFATTIVDFYINIVPIAVWIVYKESTWFGSILWAILLIVFGSLTTCVYLFMQLLKLTPQEASEDPMYFLLLRDSFKDGVGPRDKKSLVVTARFVFGALGCVMLGALVYTCLTDGSPFRMELLYPWMVVLLVSFYINVAVLSVWVVYKESSWIIGILWVALLLSLGSFGTSVVIVVQLFRLSPLDPLYLVLVKNSNRKEQNKG; the protein is encoded by the exons ATGGCGACGAATAGTTTAGTGACGGGACTGAAAGTGTTCTTACCGGTGATGTTCTGCGTCATGCTCGCGACTCTTATCTACACCATCATCACCGATGGCCTTCCCGAACCCGACCGTCGTGATGTCTTCACCCC ATGGTTCGCTACGACGATTGTGGATTTCTACATCAATATCGTTCCTATTGCG GTCTGGATTGTGTACAAGGAGTCTACATGGTTTGGTTCTATTCTCTGGGCCATTCTCCTCATCGTATTTGGAAG CCTGACGACGTGTGTGTATCTGTTTATGCAACTGCTCAAGCTGACACCTCAAGAGGCTTCTGAAGATCCTATGTACTTCTTGTTACTCCGTGATTCCTTCAA GGATGGAGTGGGTCCCAGAGACAAGAAATCTCTTGTTGTCACTGCAAGATTTGTGTTTGGTGCCTTAGGCTGTGTCATGCTCGGAGCTTTGGTTTACACCTGCTTGACTGATGGCTCTCCTTTCCGCATGGAGCTTCTTTACCC GTGGATGGTGGTTTTACTGGTTAGCTTCTACATTAATGTCGCTGTTTTATCA GTTTGGGTTGTGTATAAAGAATCTAGCTGGATCATTGGAATCCTCTGGGTTGCTTTATTACTATCTCTTGGAAG CTTTGGCACCAGTGTAGTCATTGTGGTGCAGCTATTCCGTCTCTCTCCCCTTGACCCGCTATACCTCGTTCTGGTGAAAAACAGCAATCG CAAAGAACAAAATAAGGGCTAA
- the LOC106295371 gene encoding uncharacterized protein LOC106295371 isoform X1 has translation MSGECKTSLKDNPKLRNWRDSMESNNQQQHQELVASKTDPLSISQLNISSSSSSPLPQVNMAEELLKSHRHSLSPNEGLPSKDDDDSTDPNYDTIEGNNGHSDPTSFDADLCEYKKKATIIVEEYFSTNDVVSVANELKELGMAEYRYYFVKKLVSMAMDRHDKEKEMAAFLLSTLYADVIDPPEVYRGFNKLVTSADDLSVDIPDAVDVLAVFVARAIVDDILPPAFLKKQMNLLPEDSKGVEVLRKAEKSYLAAPLHAEVVEKRWGGADNWTAEDVKGRINELLKEYVMSGDKKEAFRCIKGLKVPFFHHEIVKRALIMAMERRRAQEKLLELLKEATEVGLINSTQVTKGFSRIIDLIEDLSLDIPEARSVLQCFISKAASEGWLCASSLKTLSADSGEKLLENSKASVFKDKVKSIVREYFLSGDALEVVHCLETELGACSSQLRAIFVKYLITLAMDRKKREKEMACVLLSSLDFPAKDVRKAFSMLIESADDTALDNPVVVEDLAMFLARAVVDEVLAPRDLDELLSQPGSSVGEKVIQTAKTLLKARLSGERILRCWGGGGVETNSPGCTASEVKEKIQVLLEEYVSGGELGEACRCVKELGMPFFHHEVVKKSVVRIIEEQEKKERVWKLLKVCFESGLVTIYQMTKGFKRVGESVEDLCLDVPDAWEKFKSCVERAKVEGFLDESFAFEEEAQGVKDKGSSSSAAT, from the exons ATG TCAGGAGAATGCAAAACTAGTCTTAAAGACAATCCAAAGTTGAGGAATTGGAGGGATTCAATGGAGTCCAACAACCAGCAGCAGCATCAAGAACTTGTAGCCTCTAAAACGGATCCTCTCTCCATTTCTCAATTGAACATATCTTCTTCTTCTTCTTCGCCATTGCCTCAGGTCAACATGGCGGAGGAACTTTTAAAGAGTCATAGACATTCTCTTTCTCCTAATGAAGGCCTCCCCTCAAAAG ATGATGACGACTCTACCGACCCAAACTATGACACCATCGAG GGCAACAATGGACATTCAGATCCAACAAGCTTCGATGCAGATTTATGCGAGTACAAGAAAAAAGCCACGATCATCGTCGAGGAATACTTCAGCACCAACGATGTTGTCTCAGTTGCTAACGAGCTCAAAGAGCTTGGAATGGCCGAGTACCGTTACTACTTCGTCAAGAAGCTAGTCTCCATGGCCATGGACAGGCACGACAAGGAGAAAGAAATGGCTGCGTTTCTCTTGTCCACCCTCTACGCCGATGTCATCGACCCTCCAGAGGTTTACAGAGGCTTCAACAAGCTGGTCACTTCCGCAGACGATCTCTCCGTAGACATCCCAGACGCTGTCGATGTTCTTGCTGTCTTTGTGGCTCGTGCCATCGTCGACGACATCCTCCCTCCTGCGTTTCTCAAGAAGCAGATGAACTTGCTCCCTGAGGACTCCAAAGGCGTGGAGGTTTTGAGGAAGGCTGAGAAGAGCTATCTAGCGGCTCCGCTTCATGCTGAAGTCGTTGAGAAGAGATGGGGAGGGGCTGATAACTGGACGGCTGAGGACGTGAAAGGGAGGATCAACGAGCTGTTGAAAGAGTATGTGATGAGCGGAGACAAGAAGGAGGCTTTCAGATGCATCAAAGGGTTGAAAGTCCCTTTCTTCCATCACGAGATTGTCAAAAGAGCGCTGATCATGGCCATGGAGAGGCGCAGGGCGCAAGAGAAGCTGTTAGAGTTGCTGAAAGAAGCGACTGAGGTTGGTTTGATAAACTCCACTCAGGTGACTAAAGGGTTTAGCAGAATCATTGATTTGATTGAAGATTTGTCTCTTGACATACCTGAGGCGCGTAGTGTGTTACAGTGTTTTATCTCAAAGGCTGCTTCTGAAGGATGGTTGTGTGCTTCTTCTCTCAAAACGCTCTCCGCTGATTCAGGTGAGAAGTTACTTGAAAACTCCAAGGCTAGTGTGTTTAAAGACAAGGTTAAGTCGATTGTCCGAGAATATTTCCTGTCGGGTGACGCTTTGGAGGTTGTGCATTGTCTTGAAACCGAGCTGGGTGCGTGTTCGAGTCAGCTGCGTGCGATCTTTGTCAAGTATCTGATAACTCTAGCGATGGATAGGAAGAAGAGAGAGAAAGAGATGGCTTGTGTTCTTCTCTCGTCTCTTGACTTCCCTGCCAAAGACGTCAGAAAAGCATTCTCGATGCTGATTGAATCTGCAGACGACACTGCTTTAGACAACCCGGTGGTGGTTGAAGACCTGGCCATGTTCTTAGCCAGAGCTGTGGTTGACGAGGTGTTAGCTCCACGTGATTTGGACGAGCTCTTGAGCCAGCCAGGCTCAAGCGTGGGGGAGAAAGTGATTCAGACGGCGAAGACGTTGCTGAAAGCGCGTTTGTCCGGTGAAAGGATCTTGCGTTGCTGGGGAGGAGGAGGGGTTGAAACAAACTCTCCGGGGTGCACTGCGAGCGAAGTGAAGGAGAAGATTCAGGTGCTTCTTGAAGAGTATGTATCTGGTGGAGAGTTGGGAGAAGCTTGTAGGTGCGTGAAGGAGCTTGGGATGCCGTTTTTCCACCACGAGGTTGTGAAGAAGTCGGTGGTGAGGATCATAGAGGAGCAGGAGAAGAAGGAGAGGGTTTGGAAGCTGCTGAAAGTGTGTTTTGAGTCGGGGCTGGTGACGATATATCAGATGACAAAAGGGTTTAAGAGGGTGGGCGAGTCGGTTGAGGATCTGTGTTTGGATGTCCCTGATGCTTGGGAGAAGTTTAAAAGTTGCGTGGAGAGAGCCAAGGTTGAAGGGTTCTTGGATGAATCGTTTGCTTTTGAGGAGGAAGCACAAGGTGTGAAAGACAAGGGCTCGTCTTCGTCTGCAGCAACCTGA
- the LOC106343402 gene encoding uncharacterized protein LOC106343402 isoform X3, whose product MATNSLVTGLKVFLPVMFCVMLATLIYTIITDGLPEPDRRDVFTPWFATTIVDFYINIVPIAVWIVYKESTWFGSILWAILLIVFGSLTTCVYLFMQLLKLTPQEASEDPMYFLLLRDSFKDGVGPRDKKSLVVTARFVFGALGCVMLGALVYTCLTDGSPFRMELLYPWMVVLLVSFYINVAVLSVWVVYKESSWIIGILWVALLLSLGSFGTSVVIVVQLFRLSPLDPLYLVLVKNSNRKQRTK is encoded by the exons ATGGCGACGAATAGTTTAGTGACGGGACTGAAAGTGTTCTTACCGGTGATGTTCTGCGTCATGCTCGCGACTCTTATCTACACCATCATCACCGATGGCCTTCCCGAACCCGACCGTCGTGATGTCTTCACCCC ATGGTTCGCTACGACGATTGTGGATTTCTACATCAATATCGTTCCTATTGCG GTCTGGATTGTGTACAAGGAGTCTACATGGTTTGGTTCTATTCTCTGGGCCATTCTCCTCATCGTATTTGGAAG CCTGACGACGTGTGTGTATCTGTTTATGCAACTGCTCAAGCTGACACCTCAAGAGGCTTCTGAAGATCCTATGTACTTCTTGTTACTCCGTGATTCCTTCAA GGATGGAGTGGGTCCCAGAGACAAGAAATCTCTTGTTGTCACTGCAAGATTTGTGTTTGGTGCCTTAGGCTGTGTCATGCTCGGAGCTTTGGTTTACACCTGCTTGACTGATGGCTCTCCTTTCCGCATGGAGCTTCTTTACCC GTGGATGGTGGTTTTACTGGTTAGCTTCTACATTAATGTCGCTGTTTTATCA GTTTGGGTTGTGTATAAAGAATCTAGCTGGATCATTGGAATCCTCTGGGTTGCTTTATTACTATCTCTTGGAAG CTTTGGCACCAGTGTAGTCATTGTGGTGCAGCTATTCCGTCTCTCTCCCCTTGACCCGCTATACCTCGTTCTGGTGAAAAACAGCAATCG GAAGCAAAGAACAAAATAA